The Pogoniulus pusillus isolate bPogPus1 chromosome 27, bPogPus1.pri, whole genome shotgun sequence genome segment GTCATGAGAAATAGATCTAGGGCTTTAACCAGGGCCTCTGTCTTAGAGAGCCTGGGCTGCCCTGTGGATGAGCCAGTGGAAGATCCACTCTCCACTGCAGAATAGACCACAGATAAACCCAGCCCTTTCTGTCCTGAGCCCTCACTCTCCTGCAGGAGCCACCTGACAGTCTGAcatgatctttctctctcccaccCCAACCTGTGTCTGCCACCGCTGCAGCCTCACCGTTCCCCGCAGACTGCAGCCGCCTCCGCAAGAACAGCCCCAGCGGGGTCTACGTCATCCAGCCCGCAGGGTCCCCTCCACGCGTGGTGTGGTGCGACATGGACACCGAGGGCAAGGGCTGGACTGTTGTCCAGAGAAACTCTTATGACACTGAGCTCACGTGGAAGCAGTCCTGGACCACCTACAAGTACGGCTTTGGCAACGTGCAGGGCGATCACTGGATGGGCACCGAGTACCTGCACCTGCTGACCCAGCAGGGCACCTACAAGGTGCGCTTCGTGGTGCGGAACAAAGCCAACGTCACTCACTACGCCGAGTACGACATCTTCAGGGTGGAGAGCGAGGCCAGCGGGTACCCGCTGAGGCTGGGCCGGTTCTCTGGTGATGGGGATGACTACCTGACTGGCTACCACCCCAAGAAGGGTGGCATACACGACAACATGAAGTTCAGCACGACCGACAAGGACCAGGACCAGTACAGCGGGAACTGCGCCAACTACTACGGGGGCTGGTGGTACGACAAG includes the following:
- the LOC135187421 gene encoding fibrinogen-like protein 1-like protein; translation: MLLVCTSAGPAPPTASPRSASPFPADCSRLRKNSPSGVYVIQPAGSPPRVVWCDMDTEGKGWTVVQRNSYDTELTWKQSWTTYKYGFGNVQGDHWMGTEYLHLLTQQGTYKVRFVVRNKANVTHYAEYDIFRVESEASGYPLRLGRFSGDGDDYLTGYHPKKGGIHDNMKFSTTDKDQDQYSGNCANYYGGWWYDKCQNVLLNAKNHILWPGFCDNGDCSSSLILVKPTDVC